ATCGTGGCCGTAGCAGTCCGCAGCCAGGGCGATCCCGTCCTGGGTTCGGACCCGATGCTGCACGGCGGAGGTCATGACACCTTCCTGGCGAGATCGTCGTCCGCCCGAAGCGTGGGCCCGGCAGCAAGCGCCTTCATAGTGCGTTGCCCGCGGCGTTCACGATCGTGACCGTGCCCTGGGCTACGCAGACGGCTTTGTCGCCGTTGCTAATGTCGATGCGCGCCACTCCACTGCGCTTGCCCAGCGACACGATGTCGGTGACGGCGACACACACACCGGTGGACACGGGTCGCAGCAGGTTTAGCTTGAATTCGGTGGTGGCGACCCATGATCCGGCCGGAATGACGGGGTAGAACACGACTCCGAGACAGTGGTCGACCATCGCCGATAGACATCCGCCGTGCAGGGTGCCGAAGGGTGTGAGCAGTTCGGCACGGGTTTCCATCTCTGCCACCAGCCGACCGGCGGCGAGTTCGGTGTGCCGAAAGCTCAGAAACCTCGACAGTCCACCTGCTGTGTTCGGCGATCTGAGCAGCTGGTCGGCGATCTGCTCATCGAAGTGCGCGAATGTCACTGCCACCACCATGCCCCTTTCTCCTGTCCGGTCATGGGTCGATCACCGTTCGAGCCCGCGAATCGTTTGAGCATGTCGCCGAATGCGCCGAGGTCGCCGTGCGCGGCGGAGTGCTCGATATCGACGGCGATGAAGAACCTGGCCGCGCGGTGATGCACACGACGCGTCGTCGAGGAGGGGCACGGGCTAGACCGGTGTGGTCCAAGTGATGGGCAGCGATGTGTAGCCGCGGATCGGTCCGGACCGCAGCCGCCGCGCCGATTCAAGATCGACCTCCCAGTCGGGCACCTTGTCCAACAGAGCATCCA
The window above is part of the Mycolicibacterium rutilum genome. Proteins encoded here:
- a CDS encoding PaaI family thioesterase, whose translation is MVVAVTFAHFDEQIADQLLRSPNTAGGLSRFLSFRHTELAAGRLVAEMETRAELLTPFGTLHGGCLSAMVDHCLGVVFYPVIPAGSWVATTEFKLNLLRPVSTGVCVAVTDIVSLGKRSGVARIDISNGDKAVCVAQGTVTIVNAAGNAL